A window of the Falco rusticolus isolate bFalRus1 chromosome 1, bFalRus1.pri, whole genome shotgun sequence genome harbors these coding sequences:
- the LOC119154226 gene encoding TRAF-type zinc finger domain-containing protein 1-like — MKNHFASEHVEVTCECGMKMEKQHLEDHKAFVCLLRLVLCPYCEIQLPLRAMVDHELYCSTRTEECENCHRYILVRDLKEHPRVCGLVGGTNPRKCTV, encoded by the exons ATGAAGAACCATTTTGCATCTGAGCACGTGGAG GTTACCTGCGAGTGTGGgatgaagatggaaaaacaacACTTGGAGGACCACAAG GCGTTTGTGTGCCTTCTGCGACTTGTCCTCTGCCCTTACTGCGAAATACAGCTGCCTTTGAGAGCCATGGTTGACCATGAACTTTACTGCAGCACACGGACGGAGGAATGCGAAAACTGCCACCGCTACATACTGGTGCGAGACCTGAAAGAACATCCTCGGGTCTGCGGGCTAGTGGGGGGTACAAACCCGAGGAAGTGCACCGTCTGA